The following are encoded together in the Wolbachia endosymbiont (group E) of Neria commutata genome:
- a CDS encoding TrbC/VirB2 family protein, which translates to MSSIMKIFGVFCVMLLFSSSSYADPASGNPQTTAKVQMDETTEVICNIIGYIWGLGGPLMTVIFIGASLMAIFGRMPWPALFALGMFCGVFFGAKGVMMYIAPLSDTARDILKQCGTK; encoded by the coding sequence ATGAGCTCTATAATGAAAATTTTTGGTGTTTTTTGTGTAATGTTACTCTTTTCTTCTTCAAGTTATGCAGATCCGGCTTCTGGTAATCCTCAAACTACTGCTAAAGTTCAAATGGATGAGACGACAGAAGTAATATGCAACATTATTGGGTATATTTGGGGTCTTGGCGGACCACTTATGACAGTAATATTTATTGGTGCATCTTTAATGGCGATATTTGGCAGAATGCCGTGGCCAGCTCTTTTTGCTTTAGGGATGTTTTGTGGTGTGTTTTTTGGTGCTAAGGGAGTTATGATGTACATTGCACCACTAAGCGATACTGCACGAGATATATTGAAGCAGTGTGGAACAAAATAA
- a CDS encoding complex I NDUFA9 subunit family protein, whose translation MAKRIIIFGGTGFIGKHIVRRLAADGYLIKIFTRNQEKAASLKLCGNLGQISVFKGDFFDEALLLESMTECDVVINLIGILYETKKSSFHTAHVKIAERIAKAAKIKNVPMMIHFSAMGIENSKLSKYAHTKMEGEKAVTSAFPEAIIMRPSLVFGKEDKFFNKFAKLATVLPFLPLIGNGATKFQPICVTDLAEVVYRIISLNKQDKKIYNLGGPKVYSFKSLLKFILNVTNRKCLLVNISFPMAKLIAFFLENRIISMLLKPITGDISPMLTQDQVKVMMNSSLEKSTDLETIKILPLSIENIVPEYLKIYRKY comes from the coding sequence GTGGCAAAGCGTATAATTATTTTTGGTGGAACAGGATTTATAGGAAAACATATAGTAAGGCGTTTAGCAGCTGATGGATATTTAATAAAAATATTTACTCGCAATCAAGAAAAAGCTGCTTCTCTCAAATTGTGTGGCAACTTAGGACAAATTTCAGTATTTAAAGGTGATTTCTTTGATGAAGCATTATTGTTGGAAAGTATGACAGAATGTGATGTAGTTATAAACTTAATAGGGATATTGTATGAAACAAAAAAATCTAGTTTTCATACTGCTCATGTTAAAATAGCAGAAAGAATTGCAAAGGCTGCAAAAATAAAAAATGTGCCAATGATGATACATTTTTCTGCTATGGGAATAGAAAACAGCAAATTGTCAAAGTACGCTCACACTAAGATGGAAGGTGAAAAAGCTGTAACCTCTGCATTTCCAGAAGCGATAATAATGAGACCAAGTCTTGTATTTGGCAAAGAAGATAAATTCTTTAATAAATTTGCAAAATTAGCAACTGTTCTCCCTTTTCTGCCACTAATTGGCAATGGGGCAACTAAATTTCAACCAATATGTGTGACTGATCTGGCTGAAGTGGTGTATCGTATTATTAGCCTTAACAAACAAGATAAGAAAATTTACAACTTAGGTGGACCAAAGGTTTACTCTTTCAAAAGCTTATTAAAATTCATTCTAAATGTGACGAACAGGAAATGTTTACTGGTTAATATATCTTTCCCAATGGCAAAGCTGATAGCTTTCTTCTTGGAAAATAGAATTATTTCTATGCTTCTCAAACCCATAACGGGAGATATCAGCCCTATGCTTACTCAAGATCAGGTGAAAGTTATGATGAATAGCTCGCTTGAAAAGTCAACTGATCTTGAAACAATAAAAATTCTGCCATTATCAATTGAAAATATAGTGCCAGAGTATTTGAAGATTTATAGAAAATATTAA
- a CDS encoding NADH-quinone oxidoreductase subunit C, with amino-acid sequence MDKTAKYIQKKFKCECTQQGDGTIIIYSTLNDIEKHLLFLRDDEKCRFELLVDIFSVDYPDREKRFELIYNLLSVVHNIRVHVKLQLYEGDMPPSVAKIFSAASWFEREVFDMYGIEFSDHPDLRRILTDYGFKGNPMLKDFPLTGYEEVRYDIEAKKVVYNPIDLPQDFRTFDSLSPWEGKK; translated from the coding sequence ATGGATAAAACTGCAAAATATATACAGAAAAAATTCAAATGTGAGTGTACTCAGCAAGGTGATGGCACTATTATAATATATTCGACTCTGAATGACATTGAAAAGCACTTACTCTTTCTACGTGATGATGAAAAATGCAGGTTTGAGCTATTGGTCGATATTTTTAGCGTTGATTATCCAGATAGAGAGAAACGTTTTGAGCTGATATATAATCTGCTCAGCGTTGTTCATAATATTAGAGTTCATGTAAAGCTTCAATTATACGAGGGTGATATGCCTCCAAGCGTAGCGAAGATATTTAGTGCAGCTTCGTGGTTTGAGCGTGAAGTGTTTGATATGTATGGAATAGAATTTTCTGATCACCCAGATCTACGTAGAATTCTCACGGATTACGGATTCAAAGGTAATCCGATGCTCAAGGATTTTCCTCTTACTGGCTATGAGGAGGTTAGATACGATATAGAGGCGAAAAAAGTTGTGTATAATCCTATAGATTTACCACAAGATTTTCGTACATTTGATAGCCTATCACCTTGGGAAGGTAAAAAATAA
- the prfA gene encoding peptide chain release factor 1, which yields MDIENNLQDLKKKFNDIGRKLESPANLSQKEFINLSKEYSELRPIIKIIDEYSILKEEISDLEEIIKDENSEHDIKELAKEEFFEKQKVLLPKVKAKLRLSLLPKDEDDSRNAILEIRAGTGGEEAALFAATLYRMYQKYAERRNWKFEPISISNTGIGGYKEASALINGTEVFARLKFESGVHRVQRVPETESSGRLHTSAATVAILPEVEEVDFKIEEKDLRIDVYRSSGPGGQSVNTTDSAVRVTHLPTGIVVIQQDEKSQHKNKAKALKVLRARLYEIERQKRELERSIIRKGQIGSGDRSERIRTYNYPQSRLTDHRINYTSHRLEQIVKEGELDEIIEVLISRHEAERLAVHNNS from the coding sequence ATGGATATAGAGAATAATTTACAAGATTTAAAGAAAAAATTTAATGATATAGGGAGGAAGTTGGAAAGCCCTGCCAACCTAAGTCAAAAAGAATTCATCAATCTGTCAAAAGAATACTCTGAATTAAGGCCAATAATCAAAATAATTGATGAATACAGCATTCTGAAAGAGGAAATTTCAGACTTAGAGGAAATAATAAAAGATGAAAATAGCGAACACGATATAAAAGAGTTAGCAAAAGAAGAATTCTTTGAGAAGCAAAAAGTATTATTACCAAAAGTCAAAGCAAAACTAAGATTATCGCTATTGCCCAAAGATGAGGACGACTCAAGAAATGCAATACTAGAAATCAGAGCAGGTACGGGAGGGGAAGAAGCAGCGTTATTTGCAGCAACTTTATACCGCATGTACCAAAAATATGCAGAAAGAAGAAATTGGAAGTTCGAGCCGATTAGTATATCTAATACTGGCATAGGAGGATATAAGGAAGCTTCTGCACTCATCAATGGAACAGAAGTTTTTGCAAGACTAAAATTTGAATCAGGAGTGCATAGAGTTCAGAGAGTCCCAGAAACTGAGTCCTCGGGAAGGTTACACACCTCTGCAGCGACCGTTGCAATATTACCTGAAGTAGAAGAGGTTGATTTTAAAATAGAAGAGAAAGATTTACGAATAGATGTCTATAGATCTAGCGGTCCTGGTGGGCAGTCGGTAAATACAACTGACAGTGCGGTGAGGGTTACACACTTGCCAACAGGGATAGTTGTTATACAGCAAGATGAAAAATCTCAACACAAAAACAAGGCTAAAGCACTAAAAGTCTTAAGAGCAAGGCTATATGAGATTGAAAGGCAAAAAAGGGAACTGGAAAGATCAATAATCAGAAAAGGTCAAATTGGCTCTGGAGATCGCTCTGAGCGCATAAGAACGTATAATTACCCGCAATCAAGGCTCACGGATCACAGAATTAATTATACTTCGCATAGGTTAGAGCAGATTGTGAAAGAAGGCGAATTAGACGAGATTATCGAGGTATTAATTTCACGTCATGAAGCAGAAAGGTTGGCAGTGCACAACAATTCATGA
- a CDS encoding HIT domain-containing protein: protein MSNKGYDNNNIFAQILRGELPCEKVHEDDDALAFHDKYPDAPVHILAIPKGQYISYDDFILKASENEIVNFFRTVREIAHKYNLEKTGYRLVTNYGENGEQVVPHFHVHILGGKKLGKHVNS from the coding sequence ATGAGCAATAAAGGTTATGACAATAACAACATCTTTGCTCAAATATTAAGAGGTGAGCTGCCTTGTGAGAAGGTTCATGAGGATGATGATGCGCTGGCATTTCATGATAAGTATCCTGATGCCCCAGTTCACATCTTAGCTATACCAAAGGGTCAGTATATCTCATATGATGACTTCATTCTAAAAGCTTCAGAAAATGAGATAGTCAATTTTTTCAGAACTGTGAGAGAAATAGCACATAAGTATAATTTAGAAAAAACAGGATATAGATTAGTTACTAACTACGGTGAGAATGGAGAGCAAGTTGTGCCGCATTTTCATGTGCATATTTTAGGTGGTAAAAAATTAGGAAAGCATGTAAATTCATAA
- the petA gene encoding ubiquinol-cytochrome c reductase iron-sulfur subunit: MVKKLTKNKKTLVDAKKDKKPPITKNKSRRDFITLTTCAMAGIGAASGLWPLVKSMNPSAGVLAMSTVEVNLSGIQEGHGVKVKWQGKPVFIRRRTKQEIEAARAVDAKNLRDPQPDEQRVYEGKDEWLIMVGICTHLGCVPVDHATKDGNGWFCPCHGSYYDTSGRVIGGPAPRNMDVPDYFFPSENVVVIGKKA, encoded by the coding sequence ATGGTCAAAAAATTAACTAAGAATAAAAAAACACTGGTAGACGCAAAAAAAGATAAAAAGCCGCCTATTACTAAAAATAAGAGCAGGAGAGATTTTATAACCTTGACTACATGTGCTATGGCAGGAATAGGCGCTGCAAGTGGACTTTGGCCATTAGTTAAGTCCATGAATCCTTCTGCTGGAGTTTTGGCGATGTCTACAGTAGAGGTTAATTTATCTGGAATTCAAGAAGGGCATGGAGTAAAGGTAAAGTGGCAAGGTAAGCCGGTATTTATTCGCAGACGTACAAAACAAGAGATTGAAGCTGCAAGAGCCGTTGATGCAAAGAACTTGCGTGATCCTCAACCGGATGAGCAAAGAGTATATGAAGGGAAAGATGAATGGTTAATTATGGTTGGAATATGTACGCATCTTGGATGTGTACCGGTTGACCACGCTACAAAAGATGGTAACGGTTGGTTTTGCCCTTGCCATGGTTCATATTATGACACATCAGGTCGAGTGATTGGGGGGCCTGCACCAAGAAATATGGATGTACCTGATTATTTTTTTCCCAGTGAAAATGTTGTGGTAATTGGCAAAAAGGCTTAA
- a CDS encoding NADH-quinone oxidoreductase subunit B family protein: MTDQILSNDDWGRYKKDGFLITKFGDLTDYVMNWARSGSLWPMTFGLACCAVEMMHTASSRYDLDRYGIMFRASPRQSDVMIVAGTLTNKMAGALRKVYDQMADPKYVISMGSCANGGGYYHYSYSVVRGCDRIVPVDVYVPGCPPTAEALLYGLLCLQNKIKRTQNIKHG; the protein is encoded by the coding sequence ATGACAGATCAAATTTTATCTAACGATGACTGGGGTCGTTATAAAAAAGATGGCTTTCTTATCACTAAATTTGGCGATTTAACAGATTATGTAATGAATTGGGCAAGATCTGGTTCTTTGTGGCCAATGACATTTGGTCTTGCGTGTTGCGCAGTGGAGATGATGCATACTGCATCCAGCCGCTATGATCTTGATAGATATGGCATAATGTTTCGTGCAAGCCCACGTCAATCAGATGTGATGATTGTTGCTGGCACATTAACTAATAAGATGGCAGGGGCACTTCGTAAAGTTTATGACCAGATGGCAGATCCAAAATATGTTATTTCTATGGGAAGCTGTGCAAATGGTGGTGGGTATTACCATTACTCTTATTCAGTAGTCCGAGGTTGCGATAGGATTGTACCAGTTGATGTGTATGTTCCTGGATGTCCACCAACCGCTGAGGCTTTGCTGTATGGACTCTTATGTTTACAAAATAAAATAAAACGCACTCAAAATATAAAGCATGGATAA
- a CDS encoding NADH-quinone oxidoreductase subunit A: MSEYLTIVVFICVSIVISLALGVLPMFLAVSKPDSEKLSTYECGFNPLSSARKNFDIKFYLVSILFIIFDLEIAFLFPWAVSLSKISYNGFWSMMVFLAILTIGFIYEWCKGALEWE, from the coding sequence ATGAGTGAATATTTAACCATAGTAGTTTTTATCTGTGTATCAATTGTAATATCTCTTGCTTTAGGTGTGCTACCTATGTTTCTTGCGGTGAGTAAGCCAGATAGCGAAAAACTTTCCACATATGAATGTGGTTTTAACCCACTATCCAGTGCAAGGAAAAATTTTGATATTAAATTTTACTTAGTTTCAATATTATTTATAATATTTGACTTAGAAATTGCCTTTCTTTTTCCTTGGGCTGTGTCTTTATCTAAGATAAGCTACAATGGGTTTTGGTCTATGATGGTATTTCTTGCAATACTCACTATAGGTTTTATCTATGAGTGGTGTAAAGGCGCATTGGAATGGGAGTAA
- a CDS encoding ParA family protein, with protein MSKILAIVNQKGGVGKTTTSINLSTAFAAVGKNTLLIDLDPQGNASTGLGISYRSREEKNIYKILLSSGNRSIESAIFNIKEIPNLSLISSVVDLSAAEIELSQLKHGKFVLKEALEKIRDNYEYIIIDCPPSLGLLTINALTAADSIIVPLQCEFFALEGLSHLVKTVELIKRNNLNPSLKIEGIVLTMYDRRNKLSEQIKNDICQYLNDKVYKTIIPLYETIIPRNVRLSEAPSHGKPAIVYDLKCPGAQAYINLAKEILKKHTSSYKEKKLVSEGAA; from the coding sequence TTGAGTAAAATTCTTGCAATAGTCAATCAAAAGGGTGGCGTTGGTAAAACCACAACTAGTATAAACTTGTCAACAGCTTTTGCTGCTGTGGGCAAAAATACTTTATTGATCGACCTTGATCCACAAGGAAACGCTAGTACTGGACTTGGAATTTCTTATAGGAGCAGAGAAGAAAAAAATATATACAAAATATTGCTAAGCAGTGGAAATAGGTCTATAGAATCTGCGATTTTCAATATAAAAGAGATTCCAAATTTATCGCTTATTTCGTCAGTGGTTGATTTATCGGCCGCAGAGATTGAGTTATCGCAACTTAAGCATGGAAAGTTTGTGCTAAAGGAAGCATTGGAAAAAATACGTGATAATTACGAGTATATAATAATCGATTGCCCTCCATCACTTGGGCTCTTAACCATAAACGCTCTTACTGCTGCTGACTCTATTATTGTTCCTCTTCAGTGTGAATTTTTTGCTTTGGAGGGATTAAGTCATTTGGTTAAAACTGTAGAGCTAATAAAAAGAAATAACCTTAATCCCTCTCTGAAAATAGAAGGAATAGTGCTCACCATGTATGACAGACGTAACAAGCTCAGCGAGCAGATTAAAAATGATATTTGTCAGTATTTAAATGATAAAGTATACAAAACCATTATTCCGCTTTATGAGACTATTATTCCGCGCAACGTAAGGTTATCAGAAGCGCCTTCTCACGGTAAGCCTGCCATTGTATATGATCTTAAATGCCCTGGTGCACAAGCATATATAAATTTGGCAAAGGAAATTTTAAAAAAGCACACAAGCAGCTATAAAGAAAAGAAATTAGTAAGTGAGGGTGCGGCATGA
- the mdh gene encoding malate dehydrogenase, which yields MTIQRKKISLIGAGNIGGTLAHMIALRELGDVVLLDINEVIPQGKALDIAESAPIDGFNVNLTGTNEYKDIENSDAIIITAGIARKPGMSRDDLLQTNAAVMKEVGENIKKYSPNAFVIVVTNPLDAMVSVVHKFSNLPTNMIVGMAGVLDSARFRYFLASELNISVEDVAAFVLGGHGDTMVPLINCASVAGIPLTQIINMGFITQEKVDEIVEHTRNGGKEIVDLLKTGSAYYSPASSAICMLESYLKDKRRILPCAAYLNGEYGVKDLFIGVPAIIGKNGIEKILEVKMDDNEQEMFNKSVSSVRELVGLINL from the coding sequence ATGACAATACAAAGAAAAAAAATATCTTTAATTGGTGCAGGCAATATCGGCGGTACTCTTGCTCATATGATTGCACTAAGGGAACTTGGCGATGTTGTTTTGCTTGATATTAATGAGGTCATTCCACAAGGTAAAGCACTTGATATTGCAGAGTCAGCTCCTATTGATGGGTTTAATGTTAATTTAACTGGCACTAATGAGTACAAAGATATAGAAAATTCTGATGCAATCATCATAACAGCAGGTATTGCCAGAAAACCAGGAATGAGCAGAGATGACCTTCTGCAAACTAATGCTGCGGTAATGAAGGAGGTTGGCGAAAATATTAAAAAATATTCACCAAATGCGTTTGTTATAGTGGTTACCAACCCTTTGGATGCAATGGTTTCAGTGGTGCATAAGTTTTCAAACCTTCCAACCAATATGATTGTTGGAATGGCAGGAGTGCTTGATTCTGCACGCTTTCGTTATTTTCTTGCAAGTGAACTAAATATTTCCGTTGAAGATGTCGCTGCTTTTGTGCTGGGTGGACATGGAGACACTATGGTACCGCTCATTAATTGTGCCTCTGTTGCTGGCATTCCACTTACCCAAATCATCAATATGGGTTTCATCACACAAGAAAAAGTCGATGAAATAGTTGAACACACTCGTAATGGTGGAAAAGAAATAGTTGATTTACTTAAAACTGGATCTGCATATTATTCGCCTGCATCTTCAGCTATATGTATGCTAGAATCATATTTAAAAGATAAAAGGCGCATATTGCCATGCGCTGCTTACCTAAATGGTGAATATGGAGTAAAAGACTTATTCATTGGTGTTCCTGCCATTATTGGCAAAAATGGCATTGAAAAGATTCTAGAAGTTAAAATGGACGATAATGAGCAAGAAATGTTTAATAAATCTGTAAGTTCAGTAAGAGAATTAGTTGGATTAATAAATCTTTGA
- a CDS encoding MFS transporter, which translates to MTDMQKAILSSIICNMIVWYEFTLFGVLTHTISNIFFPSESDYLSTIKYLAIFAVGFGFRPLGAFIFGYIGDKYGRRKVLLTSVILVSISSTVIGIIPGYKEIGILAPLLLLLCRITQGIAVGGETSINTAFLIEHSSDKRNLGFLGSMKAFSGGLGSMLCFIMIAICKGFTGENYEIWGWRLLFYFCSIMGIIGFLTRYIMEESLAYKTHNQNKSLSSSPFLELIKSYKRAFAIAVGLGIAQNAIVYSMIMFYNISVKELTLSGVDIKNTVRIASEIIFGVSAVLFAMLSDKVGRKNVMVPILIVLACTSLPVLSLLSYDNHYIITPTYLLISIPIAASFGIYSSLVCELFPTKVRCTGLSLAHNISAGIFGGLSPSICMMLIEKTGTKFAAGIYLTICALISLISILQIKIQDKKIDW; encoded by the coding sequence ATGACTGACATGCAAAAAGCAATATTATCCAGTATAATTTGCAACATGATAGTATGGTATGAGTTCACTCTATTTGGAGTTTTAACACATACAATAAGTAACATTTTTTTTCCATCAGAAAGCGATTACTTAAGCACAATCAAATATCTTGCTATCTTTGCAGTTGGATTTGGATTTAGGCCGCTTGGCGCATTTATTTTTGGCTACATTGGAGATAAGTATGGTAGAAGGAAGGTGTTGCTTACTTCCGTAATATTAGTTTCAATATCATCTACGGTAATTGGAATCATACCAGGCTATAAAGAAATCGGCATCCTTGCTCCTCTATTGCTCTTATTGTGCAGAATTACACAAGGTATTGCAGTAGGAGGAGAAACAAGCATTAATACAGCTTTTTTAATTGAACATTCAAGCGATAAGAGAAACCTTGGGTTTTTAGGTAGTATGAAAGCCTTTAGTGGAGGACTTGGTTCGATGTTATGCTTTATAATGATTGCTATTTGCAAAGGATTTACAGGTGAAAATTACGAAATTTGGGGCTGGAGGCTGCTTTTTTATTTTTGCTCTATTATGGGAATAATAGGTTTTTTAACAAGATATATAATGGAAGAGAGTTTAGCATATAAAACGCATAATCAAAATAAAAGCTTATCTAGCTCACCATTTTTAGAGTTGATTAAAAGTTATAAAAGGGCGTTTGCGATAGCAGTTGGACTTGGTATTGCACAAAATGCAATCGTTTATTCAATGATCATGTTTTACAACATATCTGTAAAAGAACTTACTCTGTCAGGTGTTGATATTAAAAATACAGTAAGGATTGCAAGCGAAATTATATTTGGAGTATCTGCAGTGCTGTTTGCAATGCTTTCTGATAAAGTTGGAAGAAAAAACGTGATGGTTCCTATATTAATAGTTTTAGCTTGCACTAGTTTACCAGTGCTTTCACTATTGTCCTATGATAATCACTATATTATAACGCCAACGTATTTGTTGATAAGTATACCAATAGCTGCATCTTTTGGCATATATAGTTCTCTTGTTTGTGAACTATTCCCAACAAAAGTTAGGTGCACTGGTCTTAGTCTAGCACATAATATATCGGCAGGGATTTTTGGTGGTCTTTCCCCTTCCATATGCATGATGCTCATAGAAAAAACTGGAACAAAATTTGCAGCAGGTATTTATCTTACCATATGTGCACTAATTAGCTTAATATCTATATTGCAAATCAAAATTCAAGATAAAAAAATTGATTGGTAA
- the argB gene encoding acetylglutamate kinase, which yields MKSSEFLKSEVPFKQKAAILLEALSSIPNFVGETFVIKCGGIVISDETLFNAFVHNVVLLKQLGINPVIVHDGEYEINSVLEILGMDSKFVNDIRLTDKETMKIIEMVLCGSVNKKIVQHISSAGGSAIGLCGKDGNLMKAEKITATLRENRSNNIEKILDMGFIGRPTEINPDILFFIEESDFIPVIAPIGHGKNGETYHIDADSAASEIAIAVSASKMIIFSNIDEEMNKIGDKKISVKSLNASIDCGKIKGEKFIERLAAYTRMIEECAGIAHIIDGRIPNIMLDLFTENNSSISIVLDNL from the coding sequence ATGAAGAGTAGTGAGTTTTTAAAGAGTGAGGTACCATTTAAGCAAAAAGCAGCAATATTACTTGAAGCTCTATCGAGCATCCCTAACTTTGTAGGCGAGACCTTTGTCATCAAATGTGGCGGCATAGTAATCTCAGATGAAACGTTATTCAATGCTTTTGTGCATAATGTTGTTTTATTAAAGCAGCTTGGTATAAACCCAGTGATAGTTCATGACGGAGAATATGAAATTAATTCGGTGTTAGAAATACTGGGTATGGATAGTAAGTTTGTAAATGATATCAGGCTTACAGACAAAGAGACCATGAAAATCATTGAAATGGTGCTATGTGGCTCAGTTAACAAAAAAATTGTTCAGCATATAAGTTCTGCTGGTGGCTCAGCCATTGGGTTATGTGGAAAAGATGGTAATCTAATGAAAGCCGAAAAAATAACCGCTACACTCAGGGAAAATAGATCAAATAACATCGAAAAAATATTAGATATGGGATTCATTGGCAGACCAACTGAAATAAATCCTGATATATTGTTTTTTATTGAGGAATCAGACTTTATACCAGTTATTGCACCAATTGGTCATGGAAAAAATGGAGAAACGTATCATATCGATGCCGATAGCGCTGCAAGTGAGATAGCAATTGCTGTTTCTGCATCTAAAATGATAATCTTTAGCAATATAGACGAAGAAATGAATAAAATTGGTGACAAGAAAATATCTGTTAAAAGTTTAAATGCATCAATTGATTGTGGCAAAATCAAAGGAGAAAAATTCATTGAAAGGCTTGCAGCTTACACTAGAATGATAGAAGAATGTGCTGGAATCGCTCACATAATTGATGGTAGGATACCTAATATTATGCTTGATTTATTTACTGAGAATAACTCAAGTATATCAATTGTTTTAGACAATTTGTAA
- a CDS encoding ParB/RepB/Spo0J family partition protein: MKDDRRLGMGLAGLIGDNYDNKEDRQEHLPISLLHSSKFQPRKHFDEESLKELAISIEKSGIIQPIVVRKVSHEDGYEIIAGERRWRASKIANLSSVPVIIKDLSDKACLEISIIENIQRQDINPIEEGEAYKRLIDEFSYTHEELASALGKSRSHITNMIRMLSLSDGVKVMINEKKLSMGHARTLINIENPEDIAETIVSQGLSVRQTEKLIKDLHENNNQKGQQYAKSQDIAVIEREISSQLGLSVKISDNNSKGKVIIQYNDLNELDLILKILSKRLDIRTD; this comes from the coding sequence ATGAAGGATGATAGACGACTAGGAATGGGTCTTGCTGGTCTTATAGGTGATAATTATGACAATAAAGAAGATCGGCAGGAGCATTTGCCTATCTCATTACTGCACTCAAGCAAATTTCAGCCAAGAAAGCATTTCGATGAAGAGTCATTAAAAGAACTTGCTATCTCAATAGAGAAAAGTGGCATTATACAGCCCATTGTAGTGCGCAAAGTTTCACATGAGGATGGTTATGAAATAATAGCCGGGGAACGACGTTGGAGGGCAAGTAAAATCGCAAACCTAAGCAGTGTACCAGTTATTATAAAAGATTTAAGTGATAAGGCGTGTCTGGAAATATCCATAATTGAAAACATACAGAGACAAGATATTAACCCGATAGAAGAAGGTGAGGCATATAAAAGACTGATAGATGAATTTTCCTATACGCATGAAGAATTAGCTTCAGCCTTAGGTAAAAGTCGTAGCCACATAACCAATATGATTAGAATGTTATCACTTTCGGATGGTGTGAAAGTGATGATAAATGAAAAAAAGTTGTCTATGGGGCATGCAAGAACATTGATTAACATTGAAAACCCAGAAGATATTGCGGAAACAATAGTTTCTCAGGGATTAAGCGTTAGACAAACTGAAAAATTGATAAAAGATTTACACGAAAATAACAACCAAAAAGGTCAACAATATGCTAAAAGTCAGGATATAGCAGTAATAGAAAGGGAAATATCTTCCCAGCTTGGTTTAAGTGTCAAAATTAGTGACAATAATTCTAAGGGCAAGGTTATCATACAGTATAATGATCTTAATGAGCTGGATTTAATATTGAAAATTTTAAGCAAGAGACTTGATATACGTACAGACTAG
- the yihA gene encoding ribosome biogenesis GTP-binding protein YihA/YsxC — MAKQITSSCNFIFGASDIKSLPDEMVPEIAFAGRSNVGKSSLINLLINSKKAARVSSKPGCTRQINFYSMYDDKFRLVDLPGYGYSYAGKEEIAQYLRLVEYYLIQRRNLRRVFVLIDSKVGLKEIDKDFIYWLTYNNINFNIVLTKIDKVSQKSLDAIIEDTQKWINNESVSFHQISTRVRCKIVKVRDEFFKFTR, encoded by the coding sequence ATGGCAAAACAGATAACATCAAGCTGCAACTTTATATTTGGAGCTTCGGATATCAAATCACTGCCAGATGAAATGGTCCCAGAAATCGCGTTCGCTGGAAGATCAAATGTAGGAAAATCCAGTTTGATTAATTTGCTAATAAACAGCAAAAAAGCTGCCAGAGTTTCCTCTAAACCTGGATGCACTAGGCAAATAAATTTTTACTCCATGTATGACGATAAGTTTAGACTTGTTGATTTGCCAGGGTATGGTTATTCTTATGCAGGTAAGGAGGAAATTGCACAATATTTAAGACTTGTTGAGTATTATCTAATTCAAAGAAGAAATTTAAGAAGAGTGTTTGTACTGATAGATAGCAAGGTAGGATTAAAAGAAATAGACAAAGACTTCATTTATTGGTTAACATATAACAACATCAACTTTAACATCGTGCTAACAAAAATAGATAAAGTGAGTCAAAAGAGCTTAGACGCTATTATAGAAGATACTCAAAAATGGATTAACAATGAAAGTGTGTCGTTTCATCAAATAAGCACTCGTGTTAGATGTAAAATAGTCAAGGTAAGAGATGAATTTTTCAAGTTTACAAGATAA